A segment of the Bacillus sp. es.034 genome:
ACTAATGATATCATCTAGTTCTTTTATCCTGCCAGAGCTTACTAGATTTTCAGCAAAAGAGTCTGACCATGAAGAGAAAATATCAGGCAGGCCATCATTTGATACTAAAACTCTAACCTTTTCTTTATAAGAGTCATTTAAAACAGAATCGACATTAATGGTGACACCAGGATGCGATTCTTCAAACTCTTTGATTTTCTCATCATAGAATGATTTTCTGGGCTCATTTGGCCAACGGTGAAAGAAATCAATAACGACCTCCCCTTCTTTAGATGCGGAACTTGATTCAGATGAGTTACAACCTGCCAGAAGACTGGCAGCGGTAAAGCCTACTAGAAGAAAGCTCAACATTTTTTTCACTATTATCCCCTCATCCATACCGTTATTTTTTAATAGATTTTACACCAAGTGAATAACAATTAATACTCCATTTTCCACATGTATCTTCTAACAGACAACGGGTGGCCAGTATGTTCGGCCAAACCATCTGCATACAGGCGCATGACAGGACCTGCCAGGGCTGGACCAAAATACTCTTTCAAATCATCATCCACACCGCTGTAATCGAATTTGCTGACGTCCACCACTTCTACTTTCTCACTGTATTTTGTGACGAAATCCAGCGCACGCTGATCTAAAGGCTTACTTGGACCCTCACCTACAATCAACAGGAATGGAACATCATAATCCGTGATTTCAAACGGCCCGTGGAAGTATTCACCTGAATGAATCGCATTTGAGTTGATCCATAACATTTCCATCAGCAGACAGCTGGTGAATGAGTATGCATGGTGATAATAAGCGCCGCTTGCCATCGTATAAATGGTTTTCTCTCTCTTATTCCGCTTACCGAAGTCAAAAGCCGCCTCTTTATGCTTCTCCTGATTCGTTTCGATTAATCCTTCAAGATTGCTTAACTGTTCAATTCCTCGATCATACTTTTCGTCACCTGTAAGGGTTTTTAACAATTTGAAAATAAATGTGTAATAAATACCGATTTCTCCATCGATGGCATTTGATCCATCTTTGTAATTGTAGTGAAGGACGTATTCTGCTTCTTTGCAAAGCGGGGATTCCGTATCCATAGAGATGGCAACAGTGACAGCACCTATATTTCTGGCATATGTAGCTGCTTTGACTGTTTCCGGTGTTGTTCCAGAGTGAGAACGCAAGATAACCAGACTGTTTTCATTTAACCCTTTAGGTTCGGAATGGACAAATTCGTTAGAAGTATAAACGAAGCTTGGTTTTCCAGTATCTTTCGTAACGAAGTAGTCACCAAACGATAAGGATGCCATTGATCCGCCGCAAGCGACGAAAAATACATTTTGAATATTTTTCTTCTCAATTGCGCTAATGGCGTTTTGGATCTGATTAACATGTTCTTGTTTCATTCCCTCCTTTCCATTATTTTTGATTGCTGATTGAGATAATGAATGTGTCATGAAAAGCACCTCCGAGATTTTATGATGTTATGTGACATCATATTGATAATTATAATACGTCATATGACGTTATATGTAAACAGTTTATTTATAATTTTCATACTATTTTAAATATACAAATTACGACAGATTCTGCAGTAGTATTTCAAGTCAGCACACGAAATAGCCCAATGTAATGGCATAAAAAAGACGTGCTTCTTTTGTTTTAAAAAGAAGCACGTCTCATTTCCTATACTCTACCTGGCTTAATTTTGATGGTTTTTTGAAGCAGCTTACCTTACTTCTGGGCTTAGTATTATGTCGGAAGTATCTTTGCTTGGAGAATACTTTCGTTAAAAAATCTTCCCCGGGAACCACCACCCTTGTTGGCTTAATAGAGATCTTTCAATACATTTCGAGTTTATTATCTGCAGTCATTATGGGTTGAATCAATATTTCATTGGTTATAGTTCATCTACCGGCAGGGACGGCCCCGCCGTTGACCCGTTACGGGAAACAGAATGATTTCTTGTGGGCAGAACCTTTTACATAAACCCAGAAAACCACAATCCCAAAGTCGTCCCAATATAATTCCCAATAATATACCCCAACGTCCCCACCACAAGTATCGGACCAATCAAATCCTTCCACCCTTTCGCAATGGCCATCGCAGCAGCAGTTGTCGGCCCTCCGACATTGGCATTGCTGGCTAGAAGGATTTCTTCAAGGTCATACTTTAATAGCTTTCCTGCTATCAAAGACACAGCCATATTCACTACGACAATAATGAACACAAATACAAGAAGCAGCGGAGCATTTTGAACAATGAGTGGGATCGATGCCGGAATACCGATCACCACAAAGAACAAGTAAATGAGGAACGTACCGATTTCCTGGCTTCCATTGATCGATTCAAAGTACTTCGGAAACAAGGCCAGTGCCAGGAATGTCAATGTCGTCAACATTAAGTACTGGTCGCCGAACAATCCATTCAGCAAATTGAGAAAGAAAGACGTCCCCTCACCAGAAGGAATCACTCCGTCCAGGAATTCGGCGATTTTAAACGAAACCATCACGAGAAGGAAGGCAGTCCCTACAGACAACGCAATATCCTTTAGAGAGATATCCTTTCGCTCCCAAAAGCTTTCCGCAAGGGTCTTTCCCTCTTCTTTCATTCTTCCGCTCTCCACTTTTTCCACATGAGGTGCGTTAAAGCGTCTTCTGAAAAAGCTCATAGCCGGAATCATCATCAGAACGATGAAATAAATCGCCATCATTAAATTGTCTGCGACCACGGCGGAAGAAACCATTTCCCCAGGTGCTTCGAACTTAGCTGCCATAGCTGCAAAATTGACCCCGCCACCAACATAAGAGGCACTGAGCATGGCGCCAATTTTATCAAGGACTGGTATATAATCCTTTAACAAAAAGAAACTGATGATCACCCCTGCGACCGTTCCGATCGAGCTGATCAAGAAAAGAATCAACAGCCTCCCGCTTTCCTGCCAGATTTTCTTAAAGTTCACATGGAAAAGCAGCAGCGGAATCGCAAGGGGAATGATAAATGTCCAGACAGCATCATAAACCGGTGATTCTGTTGGAATAACTCCCGTATTTGATAGAATAATAGCACCTATCAGCGCCACAATGGCACCAGAAATCTTCGCCGCCCAACTGTAGCGCTGTTCTAAAATAATGCTCATCGAAGCCCACACCACAATAATTCCCCACAACGTCACATAATCCTCTGCTTTAATTAAAGTCTGCTCCAAAACGTTTCCTCCTTTTTACAGTTTTTCTCACTATCCATATAGTACCTATATCAGGTGGAAAATTCAAAATATTGGTGATAGTGGAGAACGTAAAAATATCAACACCGATTGAGTAATCCACTACGTTTTCCAAATCGTGTATACTATATTTAGACCAGATTAAACCATTAGGAGGAAGATACCTTGTCTATAGCTGCCTACTCAAAGTTCAATCAATTTAAAAATAAAATCCACTCATTATCCGAACCGACAACAAATGAATCGCTTATAAATGAAACATTCCTATTAGAAAAAGATACCAAGAAGAAACTCGAAATCTACTATGCTCCTTTTGAACACCTAAACGAGCAGGCGAAAGTCGTCATCGTCGGGATCACTCCTGGCCTACATCAAATGAAAAAGTCATTTGAAACAGTATGGAATTTGAAAGAAGAGAACCTCAAAGACGAAGAAGTCTTACACGAAGTTAAAAAGAACTCAAGCTTTGAAGGCCCGATGAGAAAAAACCTCATCAACATGTTGGATGAACTTAATCTTCCCAATCACTTAGGGATTTCATCCACAAGTGAGCTATTTGAATCATCCAGCCATTTGGTGCAAACAACTTCCATACTTCCCTATCCCGTTTTCTATAATGGTAAGAACTACAGCGGCTCGACTCCCAACATTGTGAAAACAGAGGTACTTCGGGAATACATTCTTCAATCGTTCCCAAAAGAGATGGATCATATGAATCATCCACTGATTGTTCCTTTAGGTGTGAATGTTTCAAAAGCCCTGTCCTATCTTGCCGAAGAAGGTCTTATTGATTCTGCGTCCATCTTAAATGGCTTTCCTCATCCTTCTGGAGGAAATGGGCATCGACATAAGCAGTTTGCTGATTATAAACAAGGTATGATCGAGTGAATCCAGCCAAGAGATTTTACCACCCTTGCCATCTTTTTTACCACTCTCCGCCAAGGAAGTTACCACTCTCTGCCAACACGTTTACCAATGGATAAAAAAGCCCTACAGATTAACATTCTAGTAATCTGATAGGGCTTTTATTGTTAAATTTACTACTTAGAGTGGTTACTGAAGTAATCGAAGATTATCTTTCTAGATCCTTCATAAATATCTTGCTCAGTCCATCTATAAGGAACAGGTTCTTCGCCGTATACCTCTAAAAGCTTTTCATTTAGTTCTTTTGGGAAGGGAAGCCAGGTTTTGTAACCCATCCAATAATAGTATTCTTCAATCTTCTGAATCTCTTTTGGGGTTAATGTAGCCATATCAAGGTTACCTGACTAACCCATGGCGCTCACGCATAGAAACTTCGCCATCTAGGAGAATTTGATAGGAGTCATGAATAATACGATCTAAGATTGCTTCCGCAATCGTTTCATTTCCTAGCTTTAAATGCCATCCACTAGGATCTATCTGTGAACAGAATATTGTGGAACACACTTTATGACGAGCTTCTGTGATTTCCAAGAGGATTGCTGCTTCATCCGTTGTTAAATCTGTTAATAGCCACTCATCTAAGATAAGGAGATCTACTTTCGTATATTTTTTTATGCTCTTCCGATAGCTTCCGTCTGCTGCTAATTTAGCGAGTGAGAGTTCATCCAGTAATTCTGGTAAACGAATATATTTAACGTTGAAAAACTGTCGACAAGCAGATACTCCGAAGGCAGTAGCCATGAATGACTTTCCTGAACCTGTAGGGCCTTTTAATATAATATTGTGACTATCAAGGATATAAGTACAACTAGCCAGCTTCAAAATCAACTCTTTGTTTAGTCTTCGATCCGCATGATATTCTAGGTCTTCAACACATGCATTGGAGTTAAGAAAAGTCGCTGTTTTAATTAATCGTTGAAGCTTATTGCTCTTTCGACGGGCATGTTCTAAATCTACAAGTAAACTAAATCGATCTTCAAAAGTCATTTTTTGAAACTCTTTATTTGCTGCTTGTTCCTTATAGGCTTCCGCCATT
Coding sequences within it:
- a CDS encoding SIS domain-containing protein, whose product is MTHSLSQSAIKNNGKEGMKQEHVNQIQNAISAIEKKNIQNVFFVACGGSMASLSFGDYFVTKDTGKPSFVYTSNEFVHSEPKGLNENSLVILRSHSGTTPETVKAATYARNIGAVTVAISMDTESPLCKEAEYVLHYNYKDGSNAIDGEIGIYYTFIFKLLKTLTGDEKYDRGIEQLSNLEGLIETNQEKHKEAAFDFGKRNKREKTIYTMASGAYYHHAYSFTSCLLMEMLWINSNAIHSGEYFHGPFEITDYDVPFLLIVGEGPSKPLDQRALDFVTKYSEKVEVVDVSKFDYSGVDDDLKEYFGPALAGPVMRLYADGLAEHTGHPLSVRRYMWKMEY
- a CDS encoding DUF819 family protein, with translation MEQTLIKAEDYVTLWGIIVVWASMSIILEQRYSWAAKISGAIVALIGAIILSNTGVIPTESPVYDAVWTFIIPLAIPLLLFHVNFKKIWQESGRLLILFLISSIGTVAGVIISFFLLKDYIPVLDKIGAMLSASYVGGGVNFAAMAAKFEAPGEMVSSAVVADNLMMAIYFIVLMMIPAMSFFRRRFNAPHVEKVESGRMKEEGKTLAESFWERKDISLKDIALSVGTAFLLVMVSFKIAEFLDGVIPSGEGTSFFLNLLNGLFGDQYLMLTTLTFLALALFPKYFESINGSQEIGTFLIYLFFVVIGIPASIPLIVQNAPLLLVFVFIIVVVNMAVSLIAGKLLKYDLEEILLASNANVGGPTTAAAMAIAKGWKDLIGPILVVGTLGYIIGNYIGTTLGLWFSGFM
- the istB gene encoding IS21-like element helper ATPase IstB; translation: MMNEQTLTKLIEMKLSGMAEAYKEQAANKEFQKMTFEDRFSLLVDLEHARRKSNKLQRLIKTATFLNSNACVEDLEYHADRRLNKELILKLASCTYILDSHNIILKGPTGSGKSFMATAFGVSACRQFFNVKYIRLPELLDELSLAKLAADGSYRKSIKKYTKVDLLILDEWLLTDLTTDEAAILLEITEARHKVCSTIFCSQIDPSGWHLKLGNETIAEAILDRIIHDSYQILLDGEVSMRERHGLVR